One genomic segment of Streptomyces parvus includes these proteins:
- a CDS encoding carboxymuconolactone decarboxylase family protein, which yields MPRIPVHTIDTAPAAGGEILRRLEKRFGRVLNIHGGMAHSPVVLETYAAITGAVAEHGTFDARTREAIALAVGAVDACVYCQAAHTVSAKVAGFTLEETVAIRRGAPGNDAKLEALVQVAREIAGEVGEASDASWDAAVAQGWTDTELAEVFVHVAVNLYTNYFNHYARTEIDVPSVPDIDS from the coding sequence ATGCCGCGGATTCCCGTCCACACCATCGACACCGCACCCGCAGCCGGCGGAGAGATTCTGCGCCGGCTGGAGAAGCGATTCGGGCGAGTGCTCAACATCCACGGGGGAATGGCCCATTCCCCCGTGGTCCTGGAGACCTACGCCGCGATAACCGGAGCCGTCGCCGAGCACGGGACCTTCGACGCCCGCACACGTGAGGCGATCGCCCTCGCCGTGGGCGCGGTCGACGCATGCGTGTACTGCCAGGCGGCGCACACGGTGTCGGCGAAGGTGGCGGGCTTCACGCTGGAAGAGACCGTGGCGATACGCCGCGGGGCGCCCGGGAACGACGCGAAGCTCGAAGCACTGGTCCAGGTCGCCCGGGAGATCGCCGGCGAGGTGGGCGAGGCGTCGGACGCCTCGTGGGACGCGGCCGTGGCACAGGGATGGACGGACACCGAGCTCGCCGAGGTCTTCGTCCATGTGGCTGTGAACCTCTACACCAACTACTTCAACCACTACGCCCGCACCGAGATCGACGTCCCCTCCGTCCCCGACATCGACAGCTGA
- a CDS encoding FAD/NAD(P)-binding protein: MGKTGARPRVLVVGAGLAGTATAIRLLHFARRPLEVILLERRPHYRSAGVAYHRDGNPWDHVFNIQAGRMSVFREDVLDFINWANQEADRRDWPQRWASWKFTEQGPAPRRIFQDYLDDRLIEAARESCSGVVLVEADGEALDTRPCDRGFEVTVRGLTSYTTQGLRPGPLPHTQILDADHVVLATGLELKEPPFAAGVAGHPSFVRNPYSAPGIRKLAQLPPDASVAIVGSVLSAYDSAGLLLRNGHVGRIHLISRSGTIFRTYPDTHEHGVLRLPRPDTLMEPYRDREEFLARVRTAWQAACTTVRDRHPEIENVIVSERVAKAWEPYIPEVIDRIPTDDLRRLLDEFATSLAALRVGAVEYTMAIIERAMRPQDGRVELVVGRVQDITPAESGRLTVSVAAQHERHSVEADLVVSNFGREFDYAKVEQPLWRNLLRKGIAVPHERTGRGVEVDECGTLLSSDGTPAGPISAVGVPREGDEIVRHGRTGAFAFNLAAIKNHSVSVAAHVVEQLELRQDGFDDLAARHLHYRSYVSNPEEAVREALEESVVLEVRRLATRERRSREALESLLNARIRSMGSLPVLPTGVPRDERLMRAVVNRVAVERLNDVSVTPRQLRRKLGLENAEHPED; the protein is encoded by the coding sequence ATGGGCAAGACGGGTGCGCGCCCCAGGGTGCTGGTCGTAGGGGCGGGCCTGGCCGGCACGGCGACCGCGATACGACTGCTCCATTTCGCGAGAAGACCACTGGAGGTCATCCTCCTGGAGCGGCGTCCCCACTACCGCTCGGCGGGCGTCGCTTACCACCGTGACGGCAACCCCTGGGACCACGTCTTCAACATTCAGGCCGGCCGGATGTCGGTGTTCCGCGAAGACGTGCTCGACTTCATCAACTGGGCCAACCAGGAGGCCGACCGCCGTGACTGGCCCCAGCGCTGGGCCTCCTGGAAGTTCACCGAGCAGGGCCCCGCCCCCCGCCGCATCTTCCAGGACTACCTCGACGACCGGCTGATCGAGGCCGCACGGGAATCCTGCTCCGGGGTCGTCCTCGTGGAAGCGGACGGCGAGGCACTCGACACCCGGCCCTGCGACCGCGGCTTCGAGGTGACTGTCAGGGGCCTCACCTCGTACACCACCCAGGGACTGCGTCCCGGGCCGCTCCCGCACACGCAGATCCTCGACGCGGACCACGTCGTCCTCGCCACCGGCCTCGAACTCAAGGAACCGCCTTTCGCCGCCGGCGTGGCCGGGCACCCCTCCTTCGTCCGCAACCCGTACTCCGCGCCCGGTATCCGCAAACTCGCCCAGCTGCCGCCCGACGCCTCCGTCGCCATCGTCGGATCGGTGCTCAGCGCGTACGACTCGGCGGGCCTGTTGCTGCGCAACGGACACGTCGGCCGTATTCACCTGATCTCCAGGTCAGGGACGATCTTCCGCACCTACCCCGACACCCACGAACACGGAGTGTTGCGGCTGCCCCGCCCCGACACCCTGATGGAGCCCTACCGCGACCGCGAGGAATTTCTCGCCCGTGTCAGGACCGCCTGGCAGGCCGCCTGCACGACCGTCAGGGACCGGCATCCCGAGATCGAAAACGTGATCGTCTCCGAACGGGTCGCCAAAGCCTGGGAGCCATACATTCCGGAGGTCATCGACCGCATCCCGACCGATGACCTGCGCCGACTGCTGGACGAGTTCGCCACCAGCCTCGCAGCCCTGCGCGTCGGAGCCGTGGAATACACGATGGCGATCATCGAACGGGCGATGCGCCCCCAGGACGGTCGGGTGGAACTGGTCGTCGGCCGGGTACAGGACATCACCCCGGCGGAGTCCGGGCGGCTGACGGTCTCCGTCGCCGCACAGCACGAGCGGCACAGCGTCGAAGCCGACCTCGTGGTGTCCAACTTCGGCAGGGAGTTCGACTACGCCAAGGTCGAGCAGCCCCTCTGGCGCAACCTTCTCCGCAAGGGCATCGCGGTCCCCCACGAGCGCACAGGGCGCGGCGTGGAGGTCGACGAGTGCGGAACTCTTCTGAGCTCCGACGGCACACCGGCAGGGCCGATCTCCGCCGTCGGCGTACCGAGAGAAGGAGACGAGATCGTCCGGCACGGCCGGACCGGCGCATTCGCGTTCAACCTCGCAGCCATCAAGAACCACTCCGTCTCCGTCGCTGCCCACGTCGTCGAACAGCTTGAACTGCGACAGGACGGCTTCGATGACCTCGCCGCACGGCATCTCCACTACCGGAGCTATGTCAGCAACCCGGAGGAAGCGGTCCGGGAGGCACTGGAGGAGTCTGTGGTACTGGAAGTGCGCAGGCTGGCCACCCGCGAACGAAGGAGCAGGGAAGCACTGGAATCCCTCCTGAACGCCCGCATTCGCTCCATGGGCAGCCTCCCCGTACTTCCGACGGGCGTCCCCCGCGACGAGCGCCTGATGAGGGCAGTCGTCAACCGGGTCGCCGTGGAACGGCTCAACGACGTCTCCGTGACACCACGGCAGCTGCGTCGAAAACTGGGGTTGGAGAACGCCGAACATCCGGAGGACTAG
- a CDS encoding putative PEP-binding protein, with amino-acid sequence MNGNGRRILGSLLAGGTESVLQGTCNRTRSPREGTILIAPSLEAGLYDAIVSARAVVCGSGGLTGHMQSLCRGRGIPVLRVEEADLADLVGEVTLYLESASIVVGPRPAPPPGTGNPTLDAIGSACAVIADLQDITTINSCGPDAARVESFFIREEFLCLALGLSPLDAMAGDTADITAYGQAIGERLCGFVEALLPAQRLVLRMLDLRSDHAADVTETAPVAVEPNPEMGMHGARWLLGSVGYREALHAVLATLRKNLGDAADRVGLSVPFVSDENEFAQLRAHLDLPDGTPLSAFVETPSAVHATTALCAAGASELFVGLKDLVQFYLAADRGNHLVADSYRTRHPAVLHGVRSVVEDARAAGTPVRVFSLASDLDHYLEHLPTPDGYMMCTAELKQLLLASRSRSTGGTPEL; translated from the coding sequence TTGAACGGGAACGGGCGACGGATCCTGGGATCTCTCCTGGCCGGCGGTACCGAGAGTGTGCTTCAGGGCACCTGCAACCGAACGCGAAGTCCGCGCGAAGGAACCATCCTCATCGCCCCTTCCCTCGAAGCAGGGCTGTACGACGCCATCGTGTCCGCACGGGCCGTGGTGTGTGGTTCCGGGGGACTCACCGGCCACATGCAGTCCCTGTGCCGCGGCAGGGGGATCCCGGTACTGCGCGTCGAGGAGGCTGACCTCGCCGACCTCGTGGGCGAGGTGACGCTCTACCTGGAGAGCGCGTCCATCGTCGTCGGGCCCCGCCCCGCCCCGCCGCCCGGGACCGGCAACCCCACGTTGGACGCCATCGGCTCGGCCTGTGCGGTCATTGCGGACCTGCAGGACATCACGACGATCAACTCCTGCGGGCCGGACGCCGCCCGCGTCGAGTCCTTCTTCATCAGAGAGGAGTTCCTCTGCCTCGCACTGGGGCTGAGCCCGCTCGACGCCATGGCTGGCGACACCGCCGACATCACCGCCTACGGGCAGGCAATCGGAGAGCGGCTCTGCGGCTTCGTCGAGGCACTCCTACCTGCGCAGCGGCTCGTTCTGCGCATGCTCGACCTGCGCTCCGACCACGCGGCCGACGTCACCGAGACCGCCCCCGTCGCCGTCGAGCCGAACCCGGAGATGGGCATGCACGGCGCTCGCTGGCTCCTCGGGTCCGTCGGCTACCGGGAGGCCCTGCACGCCGTACTGGCGACCCTCCGCAAAAACCTGGGCGACGCAGCGGACCGGGTGGGGCTCTCGGTGCCGTTCGTCAGCGACGAGAATGAGTTCGCACAACTCAGAGCCCATCTCGACTTACCCGACGGCACCCCTTTGTCCGCCTTCGTCGAGACGCCTTCCGCCGTCCACGCCACCACCGCGCTGTGCGCCGCCGGCGCCAGTGAACTGTTCGTCGGTCTCAAGGACCTGGTGCAGTTCTACCTCGCTGCGGACCGGGGCAACCACCTGGTCGCCGATTCCTACCGCACCCGCCACCCCGCCGTCCTCCACGGCGTTCGCAGCGTCGTGGAGGACGCCCGCGCTGCGGGCACACCTGTACGGGTTTTCTCCCTGGCATCGGACCTGGACCACTACCTCGAACACCTGCCGACACCCGACGGCTACATGATGTGCACCGCCGAACTCAAGCAGCTTCTCCTGGCGTCCCGCT